The Theropithecus gelada isolate Dixy chromosome 3, Tgel_1.0, whole genome shotgun sequence genomic sequence ggtttcaccatgttggccaggctggtcttgatctcctgacctcaagtgatctgcctgccttggcctcacaaagtgctgtgattacaggcgtgagccaccgcgcccagccctgactGAGCTTTGAATCCAGTAGGTGCATTTTTGGCCCTATTGGAGCAGACACCCTACTGCCATTTGTGGAAATTATACACAAACAATGTACAGATATAGGTTGGTTAAGAGAGATTGGAAATATGACTCAGGACTTACCATTAAGTAACAGAATATTACACAGGTAGTAGCCCTCCCTGTTACACATCttgctttcaaatttattttcagtcagcacctaattttttttttttttgagatggagtcgccctgttgctcaggctagagtgcagtggtgcgatctcggctcactgcactctctacctcctgagtccaagtgattctcctgcctcagcctctgagtagctgggactacaagtgcccaccaccaagcccagctaatttttgtgtttcagtagaaatggagtctcatcaTGCTGTCCTCTTGAActcctacctcaagtgatccacccgcctgccccttccaaagtgctgggcttacaggtgtgagccaccatgcccggccagcacCCAATAATTTAATTGGCATACTGAACTCTGTTCCACCCAGAAGTCAGTGGACTTCACATTGCTCTGCTGTTTGATCTTAAATAAGAGCAGCAGACTAGGAGAGGTGAGAAAGTGCTGATTAAGCCCGAGGGTAAATAGGAGTTAAGCAAACAAGACAAGAGGGAAGAGCAATGCAGATAGAGGAAACGGCACGTGAAGATCCTGTGGTCCGAGCCAGCGTGGTGTTTTAGGAACTCGTAGGACAGTGTAGCTAGAGCACAGAGCAAAGGAGGAAATTGGGTGAGGTAAGGTAGCCAGAGGCCAAATGATACAAGATGTCTGTGAAGCCATGTTAAATGTTTGACATTTTATCCTAAGCACCTAGGTTAGCAAGGGGGAGACAGTGACAatatcagaaattttttttttgagacggagtctcgctcttgtcacccagggtggagtgcagtggcgcgatctctgctcactgcaacctccgcctcccaggttcaagcaattctcctgcctcagcctcctgagtagctgggattacaggcacccacaccacacccagctatattttttgtacttttagtagagacaggggtttcacaatattggccaggctggtctcaaactcctgacctcaggtgatctgcccgcctcggcctcccaaagtgttaggactacaggcatgagtcactgcgcccagccctgagtttcttttaaaaatctttctagcTGCCATCTTAAACGATGGATTGCAGGGTGAACTAGAATAGGTGCAAGGTGGAATAGGCTAGGTGAAAAATGGTggcctggctgggcatggtggctcacgtctgtcttcccagcactttgggagctgaggtgggaggatggcttgaggacaggagtttgagaccagcctgagcaacatagcacagttctttgtctctacaaaaaaaaaattaaaaattagccaggcttggtggtgcacacctgtagtcccaggcactcaggagactaaggcaggaggatcagttgagcccaggaagtcaaggctgcagtgggccatgatcacactattgcactccagcctgggcaacagagtgagaccctgtctccaggacaaaagaaaagccaagaaaatgatttggggaatTGATTAGCTCCATGGGTATGCTTCCAAGCTAAAAAACTGTTTCAACCCGTGTTCCCTTTTCCCTATTTGTATAAATTACTGAGTTACATTCTCATTGCTACTTATTTAAGCAAAGTATTCTTAGTTAAgaacaaagaactaaaaattgtgttcattttatatctttcccTGTTCTTAGACTAAATTACGTGAAATCAGAACCATACAATTTCAGAGTGGCTTTCAGccacaacttttatttttttgttgttgtttttatttttgttttttttttgagacagagtcttgctctatcacccaggctggagtgcagtggtgtgatctcggctcactgcaacctctacctcctggattcaagcgattctcctgcctcagcctcccgggtagctgggattataggcacgcgccaccacgcccagctaatttttgtatttctagtagagacagggtttcaccatgttggccaagctggtcttgaactcctgacctcagatgatctgcctacctagacctcccaaagtgctgggattacaggtgtgagccaccacacctagcccatatgtcttcttttaaaggGTGGGAGGTTTGATGAGTGCATGGCAAAGTAAGACAAGTGATCAAACTTAAACAACACTGTTCTGATGGGAGAGGAAATGAACATTTGGCTGTTGGTTTGTTTAGGAAGAGTCTAACCCATCTCTGCAAGCTCTTGAGTCCCGCcaagatgatattttaaaacgTCTGTATGAGTTGAAAGCTGCAGTTGATGGTCTCTCCAAGATGATTCAAACACCAGATGCAGACTTGGATGTAACCAACATAATCCAAGCGGATGAGCCCACGACCTTAACCACCAATGTGCTGGACTTGAATTCAGTGCTTGGGAAGGTAAGTTCGTTTTGAAAGCTGAAATGTTAGTAGGTGCTGAGTGGTTAGTACAGGGAAATTGTGCTACTGTGATTAAAGCCTTAGCTTTtagggtgggcacggtggctcacgcctgtaatcccagcactttgggaggcagaggcaggcggaccacgaggtcaggagatccagaccgtcctggctaacatggtgaaaccacatctctactaaaatacaaaaaattagctgggcatggtggcgggcgcctgtagtcccagctactcagaaggctgaggcagaagaatggcgtgaacccgggaggcagagcttgcagtgagcggagatcgcgccactgcactccagcctgcgcaacagagcgagactccgtctcaaaaaaaaaaaaaaaaaaaaaaaggcttagctTTCTAATTTTCAAAGGCAGAGCCAAGagcatattcatatttttttctcctctaaatgAGTGTGCCTTTGCACAGAACAGATTCCCAAGGCAGGAGTGAAGTCAAAACAAGCTCTAAAGCCTCTTCTTGACTTCTCAGACCAAGTAGAGGGCAGGGAGGATGTGTAGGCAGAGGAGGAGTGGAGGAAAGTTACAGCCTCTGCCAGTCCAGGCATGGGTCCAGGAGCCTCCGAGCCCTGGAAGAACAGATCTCAGCTTGTTTGCTCAGTGTTCCCCAGAGGTTCAGCAGAGGCAGCCCAGACTCTCTTTGATAGCAGGCCAACTTTCAGAACCGTGACTGCCCAAGCACAAAAATCCTACCCGTCCTTTTGAAATGTATTGCTCAGGCCAGTCATAGTCTCGTATTTCAAGTGCATTTTgcttgaattcagtttgctgtaTTACAAGTAAGTTGCATCAGCCGGCTCTCATGATTGAAGTTTACAGGCTTCAGCTAATTTAGGGGAGAATCTGATAAGCAAAGAAAGACCATCTCGTTTGTTACAACGAAGTGGTATTTATTTGAGGATGCAAAAAGGGTTTGTCCCAAGAATCCCTACCAATAGCCTCCTCTAGAATGGGTGATAGAATAGCACAACTTAAAAGCCCTAAAAAATGCAAGCATTGTGGTGTCTCACCCAGGGCTGGGATATTTGGTAACCTCAGTACCTCTGCATTCATGTATTCCTTCCACTGCTCCCTCATTCATCCAGTACTTGTTGGCATGCACTGAGGACTCAGATGAGGCGCAACCAGGCCCTCAGGGAGCCGGAGCCTAGCAGATGAGTTTTTGAGCATGAGCAGCCATAACAGTCATTTCTCAGGGTGCTGGGGAGGCGTCTCAGAGCACGTGGTGCTCAAGATGAATTCTGATACCTCAGAAGACCCAGTGTCAAGTAATACAATATGTTCAGGGAACTGCAAGGCATTCCGCGTAGGCTGACGTGGGGGACATTGGTCAGGCGTGGCAGGCGGGGTACAGAAAGCCAAGGAGTTTGGCTGTGAGTGTTCACATCAGTGCATTCGTTATTACAAGTGAAAGTgtagaagaaataagaaagtcTTTATCTAAAAAGGCTGTCATGCCTGGGTTTGGATTTATAACAGGCCCATCCCCCTGGACCTCTCATAGTGCCCCATGCCAGAGCAAACTGTGGCCCCGAACCATTGCTTGGCCTCTGTACCCATGGGCCACTGGCACTGAGGAGGGTTACCCAGTGGGAAAAAACAAGGCTATGAGTCTGAACACTTCAGTTAACGCCTAGTATGTTAGAATCTCCCCATCTCTCATCACCAATGATACCTTGAGCCAACACCCCTTCTTAAGGGGTTCTTCATGGAAACATCTTAACACAAATTGGCTGTGGTCAGCTGTTGGAAAGATTCAGTAGCTGGAATAATTGCAGGTTAAAAGGGACAAATAGAACTGtcattcctggccgggcgcggtggctcaagcctgtaatcccagcactttgggaggccgagacgggcggatcacgagatcaggagatcgagaccatcctggctaacatggtgaaaccccatctctgctaaaaaatttttaaaaactagccgggcgaggtggcgggcgcctgtagtcccagctacttgggaggctgaggcaggagaatgacataaacctgggaggcagagcttgcagtgagctgagatcatgccactgcactccagcctgggcgacagagcaagactccgtctcaaaaaaaaaaaaaaaaaaaaaaagaagtgtcattcctaggccaggcaccatggctcccatctgtaatcccagcactttgggaggccaagacagacaggtcatttgaggtcaggagtttgagaacagcctgggcaacatggcaaaaccccatctctactaaaaataatttaaaaaaaaaattagccgggtgtggtggcaggcacctgtagtcccagccactcaggaagctgaggcaggagaatcacttgaacctggggaggcagaggttgcagggagcagagatcatccactgtactccagcctgtgtgacagagtgagactctgtctccaaaaaaaaaaagagtgtcatTTCTGATACGCTGTTTTATTTGACAGTGGAGTCAACTTTTTATTCGTTGGGGATAAGGGGGTGGAGTCAGCTCATATCCCAGCTCCACTCCATCCTGAGCGAGTGGCCTTGGAGAAGTTACTGGCTGCAACCTGGAGAAGATGCTAGTGCCTTCTTCATGGAAGTGGAGGAGTCAGATAACCCTAGTTAGGTTCTTAGACTCGCACCCGGCACAGTGGCACTCTCTGATTACTGTTATTCGTACATTGTCTTGCTCTTTCCCCAGGATTATGGGGCGCTGAAAGACATCGTGATCAACGCGAACccggcctcccctcccctctccctgctcGTGCTGCACAGGCTGCTCTGTGAGCACTTCAGGGTCCTGTCCACGGTGCACACGCACTCCTCAGTCAAGAGTGTGCCTGAAAACCTTCTCAAGTGCTTTggagaacagaataaaaaacagCCCCGCCAAGAGTATCAGCTGGGATTCACTTTAATTTGGAAGAATGGTAAGTAGATGGGACTGAGTCAAACTTACACACAGATGCCCCTTGAACACCACGAGTTTGACCTGCATGAGTCCAtttacatgtggatttttttcttttcttttcttttctttttgagacagagtctcgctgtgtcacccaggctgaagtgcagtggcacaatcttggctcactgcaacttccacctctgggttcaagcgattctcctgcctcagcctcctgagtagcaggcattataggcgcgtgccaccatgcccagctaatttttttcatgtttttagtagagacggtttcaccacgttggtcaggctggtctcaaactcctgacctcgtgatccacctgccttggcctcccaaagtgctggaattacaggcgtgagccaccgtgcctgggcctcgtggattttttttcaaataactatcttggaaaattttttggagatttgcaacaatttgaaaatacTGGCAGACAAACCACACAGCCTAGAAATATCAAATCAaggctgtgcgcggtggctcacgcctgtaatcccagctctttgtaaggtcaaggcaggcggatcacaaggtcaggagttcgagaccaacctgaccaacatggtgaaaccccgtctctactaaaaatacaaaacttagccaggtgtggtagtgggtacctgtaatcccagctactcgggaggtggaggcaggagaatctcttgaacccaggaggtggaggttgcagccagccaagatcacgccattgtactccagcctgggcgacagaacaagactccatctcaaaaaaaaaaaaaaaagaaagaaaaatatcaaaacaagaaaaagctatgaggcataaaatatttacatactaGTCTATTTAATTTGCTACCACAAAATGTACACAAATCTATTTTAAGaagttaaaatgtatcaaaacttacacacacactatacatgGCACCACCTgcagttgagagaaatgtaaacaaacgTGAAGATGAGCATGAAATCCCAACTGCGTAACATTAACTGTAGAACAAACGTACTGCTGGAATAATTTAACAGCCGCCTCAAGCGTGGGGAGTGTCTGCTTCATTCTGCTTCAGACACCCTGTGACACCAGTCATCTCGGTGTGAGCAGCTAATTCACCTCTCCAGGAAATTGCATGTTGCAGTCAAAAGTGAtctcttgggaggccaaggcgggtggatcacgaggtcaggagatcgagaccatcctggctaacacggtgaaaccccgtctctactaaaaaatacaaaaaaaaattagccgggcgtggtggcgggcgcctgtggtcccagctgctcgggaggctgaggcaggagaatggcatgaacctgggaggcggagcttgcagtgagccgagattgcactacagcactccagcctgggcgacagagcgagactccgtctcaaaagaaaagtgaTCTCTTGAGGTTCTTGggtatttttcatcatgttttgGGTATGTTTCCATCGTGCATTGCCATAAACCTTGACTAACACTGTGGGGCATTTACAAAGTGTCTCTTGTGATACtgaaagtgctcccaagaagcagagaaaagccaTGATATTACatgaaaaagttgaattgcttgatatgtaccaGAGGTCTGCAGCTGCCTcttcaagataaatgaattcagtgtaagaaccattgttttaaaaaaagggaaattttcggtcaggcacagtggcttacgcctgtaattcccagcactttgggaggccaaggcaggcggatcacgaggtcgagatcaagatcatcctggccaacatggtgaaaccctgtctctactaaaaatacaaaaattagctgggcttggtggtgtgtggctgtagtcccagctactcaggaggctgaggcaggaggatcacttaaacctgggaggtgggaggttgcagtgagcctagattgcaccactgcactccagcctggtgacacagcaagactccgtctcaaaaaaaaaaaaaaaaaggaaattcatgaaGGCATCACTATAGCTGCACCAGGAGGTGCAAAAACCTTGCACTTTTTGCAAAATACCTATTTATCTTGTATTGAAAATGTAGCTtttggccgggtacggtggttcattcctgtaatcccagcactttgggaggccaaggtgggtggatcacctgagatcaggagttcgagaccagcctgaccaatacagtgaaaccccatctctactaaaagcacaaaaatgagcCCGGCATGGTGAccttcacctgtagtcccagctactcgggagactgagacaggagaatcgcttgaacccaggaggcagaggttgcagtgaggcaagatcgtgccagtacactccagcctgggctacagagtgagactccatctcaaaaaaaaaaaaaagaaaatgcagcttttatgtggGGTGCAGGATTCCTGTTAGAAAGGCATACCTATAGACTCTCATATGATTTGAGAAAAACcaaagtcattatatgacaactTGAAGCCaaaggaaggtgaaagatctaaAGCTGGAGAGTTTAATGCCAGCAAacgatggtttgataattttaggaaaaggtttggcttttaaaaatgtcaagataacaggagaagcagcttctgctaaccaagaggcagcagacaagttcccagatgccattaagaaaatcatggaGGAGAAAGGATACCTGTGTCAGCACGTTTTTAATGCAGACAAAACTGCCCTAatctggggtgggggcggggaaccacaaaggacatttattagtaaAGAAGAGAAGTGAGTCCCAGAATTGAAGGCAGGGAGGGCTAGGCTAACCCTCCTGTTTTGTGCAGGTGCAGCTGTGTTTATGATCAGGAGAGGTCTTACCTGTAAAGCTGCTAACACCCAAGACTTCACGGGAAAAGATAAACACAGCTGCTCGTCTTTTGGTCGTACAACGCCTGGACAAGAACCCTTTTTCTGGATTAATTCCATTGATGCCTTGTCCCTGAAGTCAGGATGTACCTTGCCAGTAAGGGACGCCTTTGAAAGTTCTTCAATGCTCCAGTCACTCAGAGCCCCACGAGTTAACACCAAGGGTGTCAAAGCCATCTACTTGCCCCCTAACACAACATGGATCAAAAAGTCGTAAGAACCTTTGAGGCTCATTACACACAGTATTCTGTGAAAGAATTGTCAGTGCTATGAAAGAGAACCCTGGCtagacatgcctgtaatcccagctacttgggaggctgaggcaggagaattccttgaacgcgggaggtggaggttgtactgagatcgtgccactgcactccagcctgggtgacagagcaagactccatctcaaaacaaaaagcaaaagagagagaaccCTGATAGAACATCTTGAAGAGTCTGGAAGGATTACATCATTGAAGAGGCCATCGTTGTATACAAAGCTGTGAAAGCCATCACGGTGAAACAGTACATTCCTGCTGGAGAAACCTGTGTCCAGATGTGTGTGACTTCATAGGATCTACGACAGCCAAGGAAACCAAGAAATAGATCACAGATGGGGCAAAAGTGGGTGGTGAAGAGTTTCAGGGTACagatcttggagaaattcaaggGCTGACAGACACTGCACAGAAGAGTTAACATAAGACAGCTTAATGGGGAGAAGTGTTTCCAAGCCAGTGCCAGATGTTGAGGAAGAAGACCTAGGAGAAGCCAGGCTGGAAAACAGATTTCCATTAGACAGTCTGGGAGAAGGCTTCTGAGCATTCGAGgctgcttttgacttcttttatgacCTGGAGTCTTCTATGATACAAGCAGTGAAACTAAAGCAAACGGTGGAAGGGTTCATGCTGCATGGAACTATTTTTAGAGAAATCAAAAGGCAAACAGTCAGACAAATTATGATGTATTTCCCTAAAGCTACACCGTGCTTGcctctcctcctttcctgcctccctttctACCGCTGCCAcccaagacagcaagaccaacccctcttcCTCAGCGACATGGGCAGTGGGATGAAGACTTTAAGATGATCCGTTTcaacttaatgaatagtaaattcattatccttttctttttaagaggcagggtcttgctatgtcacccaggctggaatgcagtggtacggtcacagctcaccacagcctcaaccttctgggctcaagtgatcctcccacctcagcctcccaagcagcagggactacaggtgtgagcccccatgcccagcatccttattattttcttaacattttctcaaGTTTATCGTAAGAATATAGCATATGATATATAGACCATACAAAGTGTGTGAATCAACTGTCATAGGTAAGGCTTCCCATCAGTAGTAGGCTGTTAGTGCTTAAGATTTGGAGGAGTCAGAAGTTTTATGTGGATTTTCGCTGCACAGCAGTGGGGAGTCAGTGCCCCTAACCCCCACactgttcaagggtcagctgtactATATGATGAGATGTGCAACATGGTTTTGATACGAGGCAGCAAGGGGTTAGGACGTTGTGTGGCATACCGGCCATACAGCGATTTGCATCAGGTCAGATATTCTAAGTCTAAGAAACCTGTGGGGTAGTTCTAGAGGAGGAGCAGAGATGAAGCACTGCAAAGATGCCCTTGTTCCTCTGCAAAGTTTAGGGTCTCTGAGTGAGACACAGCTCAAGTTGGGACTGTGAGCCTTGGAGGAAGGGGGTTTTGTCCAACCAGGCAAAGCAGGGAAGTCATGGCTATCACAGCCATCTTGCCCTCACATTCCAGAACTTACTATCATAGGGACATTGAAATTATCTTCTCATATGGCCACATAAAGATAGGATGTCATGTACTCACTATCCCACGGATGTATGCCCCTTCTGGTTATGCTGATATGGAAGGAAGCGAGTTCATGTCATTCATACCTTAACTGCCCTCAGCCTCACAGAAAGCGATTATGAGGCCAAGAGCCTGGGAGATGCAACTCCTGGGTTTCCAGCCCTCAGCCCCCAAATCCTTAGGCAGCAGGGATTGGAGCAGGTGGTCTGAGGTCCCTTCCAGCTTCAGAACTGTCATAATCAAATACCAGGAATGGCTCTTTGGTTACTTTTTTAACATAGTTTGCACTTAAACCTTTTTCAGTATTAAGCATCTTAAGAGACTGACTGAAAATGTGATGTTCTTCTTGAAAACACCCTTTCCCGTGTCATCAGTCTGTGGTGTTTGGTGACTGTCCCCTTCCCCATTGTGCGAGTACTTCCCTCACACGGCTGCTCTGGTGATGCTACCTTgcgtgtgttttttcttttcagtgccGAAGACGCAGATGAAATTCAGCGTCCAGACGATGTGCCCCATCGAAGGAGAAGGGAACATTGCACGTTTCTTGTTCTCTCTGTTTGGCCAGAAGCATAATGCTGTCAACGCAACCCTTATAGATAGCTGGGTAGATATCGCGATTTTTCAGTTAAAAGAGGGAAGCAGTAAAGAAAAAGCCGCTGTTTTCCGTTCTATGAACTCAGCTCTTGGGAAGAGCCCTTGGCTCGCCGGGAATGAACTCACCGTAGCAGACGTGGTGCTGTGGTCTGTGCTCCAGCAGACCGGAGGCTGCAGTGTGACAGTGCCAGCCAACGTGCAGAGGTGGATGAGGTCTTGTGAAAACCTGGCTCCTTTTAACACGGCCCTCAAGCTCCTTAAGTGAATTCCGTTACCGATTTTAAAGAGTTTAGATTTTAAGAATGGTGCTCTTTCATGCCTATTATCAGTAAGGGGACTTGTATTAGAGTCAAAGTCTTTTTATTTAGGCCAGTTGTCAAATGTCAATAAAAGCATCATGTaatttgtggttttcattttatttaaaattcagcaAAATCATATGCCATCTACCGTGATGACTGCCAACTCCATGGCAGACCCTTTCTGGGATTCAAAAACCACTTCAGATCGCTGCCTCTGAGGGATGTACAGATTGGCTGGGGAGTTGAATGCTACAATAAAGGAGGAAGTACCCGGGAACAGTGCAGGGCAAAGGTGGGAAAGAGATCTGAGCTGCCTGGAGATCACCTGGGGTGAGGAGTACAAAGCTTTGCAAGGGTGTGGTTTTGGAATGACACTAAATTGAAGGTGGAGAGAACAGATAAAAAGATTGGAAGTTGCGGCCGgacacggtagctcacgcctgtaatcccagcactttgggaggctgaggcaggcagatcacgaggtcaggagatccagaccatcctggctaacccagtgaaaccccatctctactaaaagtacaaaaaaattagccgggtgtggtggcgggcgcctgtagtcccagctactcgggaggctgaggcagaagaatggcgtgaactggggaggcggagcttgcagtgaaccgagatcgcgccactgcactccagcctgggcgacagagactccatcccaaaaaaaaaaaacattggaaGTTGCACACTGTACACTGTTAAGAAGTTGAGCTTTTATCTTAGAGGCAGCAGAAGGTTTGGAGCCAAGGAATGCAATGATCAGGCGTCCTTCAGGTAATGAACTTGGCTGCAGTGTGAAAGGGGTAGGAAGACTGGCAGCTGTCAAAACTGGAACAGTCCAGTGAGTATGTGCAGGCCTGGGCTTGGGCAGTGACAGGGGCACACGTCAATTTCTGTGGTAGAACCTTCTAGAGAAAGACCAGACAGAGGGTGAAAGAGGGTCAACAgagttgaaaggaaaaaataattgagGATAAGGTCCAAGTTTTTTGTTTCAGAGACCATTTAGGTAGGAAATTCAGGAAAAGGAGCTTGTgaggcaggaaaggaaggagCACCAGCTTGGGGCACTATGACATCTTTAAAAAGTCTTGTAAAGGCTTACTAAATACAACTAAGAATTATACCAACTATACCCTAATGAAgattaaaaatttacattccaGTTAACTACCTTAAAAGTTAAGTCCACTTTCATCCTACAGATACAGCCTGAGGAAGGTTAGACAGGTACGCCCCCATCCTTTCCGTCATCCCTCACCCCTTTGTCTTGAGAAAGGAGGTTTAGCTGCTTCTTTAGTtctgcaatttctttttcttgctctatTATCTTCATCTGTAGAGTGAAGTTAACCTGTAAGGAGAAAGTATTTTAAACTCCATTAAAATaacttactactttttttttttttttttttgagacagagtctcactctgtcgcccaggctggagtgcagtggcgcgatctcggttcactgcagctccacctcccgggttcacgccattctcctgcctcagcctccagagaagctaggactacaggcgcccgccaccatgcctggctaatttt encodes the following:
- the AIMP2 gene encoding aminoacyl tRNA synthase complex-interacting multifunctional protein 2 isoform X1 → MNNSVVNILIQSSRHGEESNPSLQALESRQDDILKRLYELKAAVDGLSKMIQTPDADLDVTNIIQADEPTTLTTNVLDLNSVLGKDYGALKDIVINANPASPPLSLLVLHRLLCEHFRVLSTVHTHSSVKSVPENLLKCFGEQNKKQPRQEYQLGFTLIWKNVPKTQMKFSVQTMCPIEGEGNIARFLFSLFGQKHNAVNATLIDSWVDIAIFQLKEGSSKEKAAVFRSMNSALGKSPWLAGNELTVADVVLWSVLQQTGGCSVTVPANVQRWMRSCENLAPFNTALKLLK
- the AIMP2 gene encoding aminoacyl tRNA synthase complex-interacting multifunctional protein 2 isoform X3, translated to MEESNPSLQALESRQDDILKRLYELKAAVDGLSKMIQTPDADLDVTNIIQADEPTTLTTNVLDLNSVLGKDYGALKDIVINANPASPPLSLLVLHRLLCEHFRVLSTVHTHSSVKSVPENLLKCFGEQNKKQPRQEYQLGFTLIWKNVPKTQMKFSVQTMCPIEGEGNIARFLFSLFGQKHNAVNATLIDSWVDIAIFQLKEGSSKEKAAVFRSMNSALGKSPWLAGNELTVADVVLWSVLQQTGGCSVTVPANVQRWMRSCENLAPFNTALKLLK
- the AIMP2 gene encoding aminoacyl tRNA synthase complex-interacting multifunctional protein 2 isoform X2, with translation MPMYQEESNPSLQALESRQDDILKRLYELKAAVDGLSKMIQTPDADLDVTNIIQADEPTTLTTNVLDLNSVLGKDYGALKDIVINANPASPPLSLLVLHRLLCEHFRVLSTVHTHSSVKSVPENLLKCFGEQNKKQPRQEYQLGFTLIWKNVPKTQMKFSVQTMCPIEGEGNIARFLFSLFGQKHNAVNATLIDSWVDIAIFQLKEGSSKEKAAVFRSMNSALGKSPWLAGNELTVADVVLWSVLQQTGGCSVTVPANVQRWMRSCENLAPFNTALKLLK
- the AIMP2 gene encoding aminoacyl tRNA synthase complex-interacting multifunctional protein 2 isoform X4, with the translated sequence MIQTPDADLDVTNIIQADEPTTLTTNVLDLNSVLGKDYGALKDIVINANPASPPLSLLVLHRLLCEHFRVLSTVHTHSSVKSVPENLLKCFGEQNKKQPRQEYQLGFTLIWKNVPKTQMKFSVQTMCPIEGEGNIARFLFSLFGQKHNAVNATLIDSWVDIAIFQLKEGSSKEKAAVFRSMNSALGKSPWLAGNELTVADVVLWSVLQQTGGCSVTVPANVQRWMRSCENLAPFNTALKLLK